A genome region from Passer domesticus isolate bPasDom1 chromosome 25, bPasDom1.hap1, whole genome shotgun sequence includes the following:
- the SMPD2 gene encoding sphingomyelin phosphodiesterase 2 isoform X2 encodes MEGEPTLRLRIFNLNCWAIRYLSKRRQQRVRLIGDTLRQEGFDLVLLQEVWSEQDYSDLKVKLAGCYPFSHYFRSGVIGSGLCIFSRFPILDTLLYQYSLNGYPYMLQHGDWFCGKSVGLVIMKISGIIFNVYVTHLHAEYCRDKDAYLPHRLVQAWELAQFIRHTSKAADVVLLGGDLNMHPEDVGIRLLRGWTGLQDAFAEAMHFEGCKNGCTLVPDNCFTDKAELLPFPLGIRIDYILYKAISSFTVKCEELKTTTGRAPGVDIPFSDHEAVMATLHIQRQGQPAGATLGTADLALADVLTEARTEVGAGLQAARRQRYSSGRMAVLALLLLLLQAAAALGTLAGLGAGQPFPKLSFCLLAFLALGVLVLAAGLHLFHTMEVKMLHGTEDQMWMVLRALQERPSEG; translated from the exons ATGGAGGGAGAGCCCACCCTGCGCCTCCGTATCTTCAACCTCAACTGCTG GGCCATCCGCTACCTGAGCaagcggcggcagcagcgcgtGCGGCTCATCGGGGACACGCTGCGCCAGGAGGGCTTTGACCtggtgctgctccaggag GTGTGGAGCGAGCAGGACTACAGCGACCTGAAGGTGAAACTAGCAGGCTGTTATCCCTTCTCCCATTACTTCCGCAG TGGGGTGATCGGCAGCGGCCTCTGCATCTTCTCCAGGTTCCCTATTCTGGACACGCTCCTCTACCAGTACTCACTCAATGGGTACCCCTACATG CTCCAGCACGGGGACTGGTTCTGCGGCAAGTCCGTCGGTCTCGTCATTATGAAGATCTCAGGGATCATCTTCAACGTCTACGTCACCCAC CTGCACGCCGAGTACTGCCGGGACAAGGACGCCTACCTGCCCCACCGGCTGGTGCAGGCCTGGGAGCTGGCACAGTTCATCCG acACACCTCAAAGGCAGCAGatgtggtgctgctgggaggggacCTAAACATGCACCCTGAAGATGTGGGCATCCGGCTGCTGCGCGGCTGGACGGGGCTGCAGGACGCCTTTGCTGAGGCCATGCACTTTGAG GGCTGTAAGAACGGCTGCACCCTTGTCCCTGACAACTGCTTCACTGacaaggcagagctgctgcccttcccgCTGGGCATCCGCATTGACTACATCCTCTACAAG GCCATCTCCAGCTTCACGGTGAAGTGTGAAGAGCTGAAGACCACCACGGGGCGAGCCCCAGGCGTGGACATCCCCTTCTCAGACCATGAAGCTGTGATGGCAACACTGCACATCCagaggcagggacagcctgcAGGTGCCACCCTTGGCACAGCTG ACCTGGCCCTGGCAGACGTGCTGACAGAGGCACGGACAGAGGTGGGCGCGGGGCTGCAGGCGGCGCGGCGGCAGCGCTACTCCTCGGGCAGGATGGccgtgctggccctgctgctgctgctgctgcaggctgcagctgcGCTGGGCAcgctggctgggctgggcgcGGGGCAGCCCTTCCCCAAGCTCTCCTTCTGCCTGCTGGCCTTCCTCGCCCTCGGCGTGCTCGTCCTCGCCGCCGGCCTGCACCTGTTCCACACCATGGAGGTGAAGATGCTGCACGGCACCGAGGACCAGATGTGGATGGTGCTGAGGGCCCTGCAGGAGCGTCCCAGTGAAGGCTGA
- the SMPD2 gene encoding sphingomyelin phosphodiesterase 2 isoform X1, with protein MGALGTRIPVRGHFRVRGGPCVQERRRKAWSTPSTFPSFLSSFLCLSSALPPSPPGSLALSRCLHWLLLLPAPAGPCSAWHCPLTPRAGMEGEPTLRLRIFNLNCWAIRYLSKRRQQRVRLIGDTLRQEGFDLVLLQEVWSEQDYSDLKVKLAGCYPFSHYFRSGVIGSGLCIFSRFPILDTLLYQYSLNGYPYMLQHGDWFCGKSVGLVIMKISGIIFNVYVTHLHAEYCRDKDAYLPHRLVQAWELAQFIRHTSKAADVVLLGGDLNMHPEDVGIRLLRGWTGLQDAFAEAMHFEGCKNGCTLVPDNCFTDKAELLPFPLGIRIDYILYKAISSFTVKCEELKTTTGRAPGVDIPFSDHEAVMATLHIQRQGQPAGATLGTADLALADVLTEARTEVGAGLQAARRQRYSSGRMAVLALLLLLLQAAAALGTLAGLGAGQPFPKLSFCLLAFLALGVLVLAAGLHLFHTMEVKMLHGTEDQMWMVLRALQERPSEG; from the exons ATGGGTGCTTTGGGTACACGGATCCCTGTACGGGGGCATTTTAGGGTTCGGGGTGGTCCTTGTGTTCAGGAAAGGAGGCGAAAGGCCTGGAGCACCCCAAgcacttttccttccttcctttcttccttcctttgccTCAGCTCAGCCCTTCCGCCTTCCCCGCCTGGCTCCTTGGCCCTGTCCCGCTGCCTGCactggctcctgctcctgcccgctcctgcaggtccctgctctgcctggcactgccCGCTGACCCCCAGAGCAGGCATGGAGGGAGAGCCCACCCTGCGCCTCCGTATCTTCAACCTCAACTGCTG GGCCATCCGCTACCTGAGCaagcggcggcagcagcgcgtGCGGCTCATCGGGGACACGCTGCGCCAGGAGGGCTTTGACCtggtgctgctccaggag GTGTGGAGCGAGCAGGACTACAGCGACCTGAAGGTGAAACTAGCAGGCTGTTATCCCTTCTCCCATTACTTCCGCAG TGGGGTGATCGGCAGCGGCCTCTGCATCTTCTCCAGGTTCCCTATTCTGGACACGCTCCTCTACCAGTACTCACTCAATGGGTACCCCTACATG CTCCAGCACGGGGACTGGTTCTGCGGCAAGTCCGTCGGTCTCGTCATTATGAAGATCTCAGGGATCATCTTCAACGTCTACGTCACCCAC CTGCACGCCGAGTACTGCCGGGACAAGGACGCCTACCTGCCCCACCGGCTGGTGCAGGCCTGGGAGCTGGCACAGTTCATCCG acACACCTCAAAGGCAGCAGatgtggtgctgctgggaggggacCTAAACATGCACCCTGAAGATGTGGGCATCCGGCTGCTGCGCGGCTGGACGGGGCTGCAGGACGCCTTTGCTGAGGCCATGCACTTTGAG GGCTGTAAGAACGGCTGCACCCTTGTCCCTGACAACTGCTTCACTGacaaggcagagctgctgcccttcccgCTGGGCATCCGCATTGACTACATCCTCTACAAG GCCATCTCCAGCTTCACGGTGAAGTGTGAAGAGCTGAAGACCACCACGGGGCGAGCCCCAGGCGTGGACATCCCCTTCTCAGACCATGAAGCTGTGATGGCAACACTGCACATCCagaggcagggacagcctgcAGGTGCCACCCTTGGCACAGCTG ACCTGGCCCTGGCAGACGTGCTGACAGAGGCACGGACAGAGGTGGGCGCGGGGCTGCAGGCGGCGCGGCGGCAGCGCTACTCCTCGGGCAGGATGGccgtgctggccctgctgctgctgctgctgcaggctgcagctgcGCTGGGCAcgctggctgggctgggcgcGGGGCAGCCCTTCCCCAAGCTCTCCTTCTGCCTGCTGGCCTTCCTCGCCCTCGGCGTGCTCGTCCTCGCCGCCGGCCTGCACCTGTTCCACACCATGGAGGTGAAGATGCTGCACGGCACCGAGGACCAGATGTGGATGGTGCTGAGGGCCCTGCAGGAGCGTCCCAGTGAAGGCTGA